The following are encoded together in the Gordonia insulae genome:
- the dxs gene encoding 1-deoxy-D-xylulose-5-phosphate synthase, with translation MGVLDTIGSPADLRALSSDEMDELAGEIREFLIEKVSATGGHLGPNLGVVELTLALHRVFESPGDPVIFDTGHQSYVHKIVTGRKDGFDGLRQKGGLTGYQERAESDHDWVESSHASAALSYADGLAKSFELTGQDDRTVIAVVGDGALTGGMCWEALNNIAAGDRSVVIVVNDNGRSYAPTIGGFARHLTGLRLQPGYERFLDESRKVVRQVPVVGPPAYAVLHGMKSGLKDLIAPQAMFTDLGLKYVGPVDGHDIGALESAFRQAKTFGGPVIVHTVTRKGMGYAPAENHEADQMHSTGIIDPRTGRATSVSPHDWTSVFSAALVDAGARRRDVVAITAAMPGPTGLTPFGERFPDRMFDVGIAEQHAMTSAAGLALGGLHPVLAIYSTFLNRAFDQLLMDVALLKLPVTLVLDRSGITGPDGPSHHGMWDLSLMSLVPGLRVAAPRDAVRLREEFEEALAVDDGPTALRFSKGAVPEDIRALERLDDGVDVLYRGGPGVGAASGDVLIVAVGAFCGLAIDTAERLGRQGIDTTVVDPRWVLPVPASIATVAARHRLVVTVEDSGVRGGVGSAVSDALSAADVAVPVQHRGIPQQFVEHASRGELLAQFGLTAQDLARTITATVAGMQSVPGMDDTADLSSPDLSGAPESEN, from the coding sequence ATGGGCGTGCTCGACACGATCGGTTCACCGGCCGACCTGCGTGCGTTGTCGTCGGACGAGATGGACGAGCTCGCGGGGGAGATCCGGGAGTTCCTGATCGAGAAGGTGTCGGCGACCGGCGGCCATCTCGGTCCGAACCTCGGTGTGGTCGAACTGACTCTGGCCCTGCACCGCGTGTTCGAGTCACCCGGCGACCCGGTCATCTTCGACACCGGGCACCAGAGCTACGTGCACAAGATCGTGACCGGCCGCAAGGACGGCTTCGACGGTTTGCGGCAGAAGGGCGGGCTCACCGGCTACCAGGAGCGCGCCGAGAGCGATCACGACTGGGTCGAGTCCTCGCATGCGTCGGCCGCGCTGTCCTACGCCGACGGTCTCGCGAAGTCGTTCGAGTTGACCGGGCAGGACGACCGCACCGTGATCGCCGTGGTCGGCGACGGCGCTCTCACCGGCGGCATGTGCTGGGAGGCCCTGAACAACATCGCCGCGGGCGACCGCTCGGTGGTCATCGTCGTCAACGACAACGGACGGTCCTACGCGCCGACCATCGGCGGCTTCGCCCGACATCTCACGGGGCTGCGACTGCAGCCCGGGTACGAGCGATTCCTCGACGAGAGTCGCAAGGTCGTGCGGCAGGTACCGGTCGTCGGGCCGCCCGCCTACGCCGTCCTGCACGGCATGAAGAGTGGCCTGAAGGACCTCATCGCACCGCAGGCGATGTTCACCGACCTCGGGCTGAAGTACGTCGGTCCGGTCGACGGGCATGACATCGGTGCCCTCGAATCGGCATTTCGCCAGGCCAAGACGTTCGGCGGCCCGGTCATCGTGCACACCGTGACCCGGAAGGGGATGGGGTACGCGCCGGCGGAGAATCACGAGGCCGATCAGATGCACTCGACCGGCATCATCGACCCCCGGACGGGTCGCGCCACCAGTGTGTCGCCCCACGACTGGACGTCGGTGTTCTCGGCCGCCCTCGTCGATGCCGGTGCCCGGCGCCGCGACGTCGTCGCGATCACCGCGGCCATGCCCGGCCCGACCGGGCTCACCCCGTTCGGGGAGCGCTTCCCCGACCGCATGTTCGACGTCGGGATCGCCGAGCAGCACGCCATGACCTCGGCCGCGGGTCTCGCGCTCGGCGGACTGCACCCGGTGCTGGCCATCTATTCGACCTTCCTCAACCGGGCATTCGACCAGCTGCTGATGGACGTCGCGCTGCTGAAGCTGCCGGTGACGTTGGTGCTCGACCGCTCCGGGATCACCGGGCCCGACGGCCCGAGCCATCACGGCATGTGGGACCTCTCGCTGATGTCGCTGGTGCCGGGACTGCGTGTCGCGGCCCCGCGCGACGCGGTCCGGCTCCGTGAGGAGTTCGAGGAGGCCCTGGCGGTCGACGACGGGCCGACGGCGTTGCGCTTCTCGAAAGGCGCTGTACCCGAGGACATCAGAGCGCTCGAACGCCTCGACGACGGAGTGGATGTGCTCTACCGGGGCGGTCCGGGCGTCGGCGCCGCATCCGGGGATGTGCTCATCGTCGCGGTGGGTGCGTTCTGCGGCCTCGCCATCGACACCGCGGAACGCCTGGGACGTCAGGGCATCGACACCACCGTGGTCGATCCGCGGTGGGTGCTGCCCGTGCCGGCATCCATCGCCACAGTGGCGGCCCGCCATCGGCTGGTGGTCACCGTGGAGGACTCCGGCGTCCGCGGTGGCGTCGGTTCGGCGGTCAGTGATGCGCTGTCGGCCGCCGACGTCGCGGTGCCCGTGCAACACCGGGGCATCCCGCAGCAGTTCGTCGAGCACGCATCCCGTGGCGAGTTGCTCGCCCAGTTCGGTCTCACCGCACAGGATCTCGCGCGGACCATCACGGCGACGGTCGCGGGCATGCAGTCGGTGCCCGGCATGGACGACACGGCCGACCTGTCGAGCCCGGACCTTTCCGGCGCACCCGAATCGGAGAACTGA